Proteins encoded together in one Pirellulales bacterium window:
- a CDS encoding NF038129 family PEP-CTERM protein, translating to MRTYTMRRIVFRAIAALGLVWSTALAARADVVYSVTLDTSALLANNPADAPFLVDFQLNDNSGDVNNNTATISDFMLGGGSLDDTMIGTSGQVTGNLDSSAPLIIGDAGTLDDFNQVFTPGAQISFMLDLTTNNVTTAEMTTPDEFSFTVFSDINSFAPDTSAILSIDITGYPPTVSTDTGGTVSGQSQPFAPVLQSPSGAVPEPSTLSLMAFGLVGLAVGRRRQRQAGHKGGAGPVVQVR from the coding sequence ATGAGGACATACACGATGAGAAGAATTGTATTTCGAGCGATCGCCGCGCTGGGGCTGGTCTGGTCGACGGCGCTCGCCGCCCGCGCCGACGTGGTCTATTCGGTGACCTTGGACACCAGCGCTCTGCTGGCCAACAACCCCGCCGACGCGCCGTTTTTGGTTGACTTCCAGCTCAACGACAATTCCGGCGACGTCAACAACAACACGGCCACGATCAGTGACTTCATGCTCGGCGGCGGATCGCTCGACGACACGATGATCGGCACCTCTGGACAGGTCACCGGCAACCTGGATAGCAGTGCCCCGCTGATCATCGGCGACGCCGGTACTCTCGACGACTTCAATCAGGTGTTCACGCCGGGCGCCCAGATCAGCTTTATGCTCGACCTGACGACCAACAATGTGACCACCGCCGAGATGACCACGCCCGACGAATTCAGTTTCACGGTGTTTTCCGACATCAATAGTTTCGCTCCTGATACGTCGGCGATTTTATCGATTGACATTACCGGCTACCCCCCGACCGTGTCCACCGACACTGGCGGCACCGTGAGCGGTCAATCGCAACCGTTCGCTCCCGTCTTACAAAGCCCGTCGGGCGCCGTCCCCGAGCCGTCGACGCTGTCACTTATGGCGTTCGGGCTCGTCGGGCTGGCTGTCGGCCGCCGTCGGCAACGCCAAGCCGGCCACAAAGGCGGCGCGGGGCCGGTAGTTCAGGTCCGTTGA